The genomic segment CGAAGCAGTACTCCCCCAATGGGTTGAGCTGTACCGCACGCTGGGGTCGGGTCAAAGGGGGAAGCGCATCGGGCGCGTATAGTGCATGGAACGGGACATCTTGTTGGTGACGTTGGGGTTCCCGCCGGCGCGCGGCGGCATCCAGAGCTGGCTGTATCAGCGGGCATCTTTTGCCGCGGAGCGCATCGTCGTGGCGGCGCCGGCGGCGCCCGGGGCGCGGGAGTTCGATGCTCGACAGCCGTTCCCGGTCGTGAGATGGCCGGCGCTCGGGCGCGGGGTCCCTGGCTGGCGCCGGCTGACGCAGTTTCTCTTCCCACTGTGCCTGTTCCCTTTGCTCCGTCGGCGGTACCCCTTCCAGATGCTGGAATGCGGCCAGGCCCTGCCGTTTGGGGTAGCGGCGCGCCTGATTCATAAATGGTGGGGCGTGCCCTACCGCATCTGGGCGTTTGGCGATGATATCCGGAAGCCGGCAGTGCGCTGGTGGGCGCGGCCGTTCCTCACTGCCGCACTGCAGAAAGCGGATCGCGTGCTGGCGATCAGCGGGTTTACCCAGGGGCTTGTGGCGGCGACAGGGTATCCGGAACAGCAGATCGAGGTCATTCACCCTTTTCTCGGACTCCCCGGGGCTGGCGGGACGGCGGCGCCGGCGCGTGGGGACGGGCCTGTGCTCCTGACAGTAGCACGGCTGGAACGGCGCAAGGGAGTGCATGTGATGCTCTCGTTGGTACCTAGACTGCGCCGGCGCTTTCCTGGCCTGCGGTACTGGATCGTCGGGGATGGGCCGGAGCGCCGCCGGCTGGAAGCCCTGGCGCGGGCACTGGGCATCGCGGATGCGGTGCGCTTCTGGGGGGATGTGCCGGATGCGGATTTGCCGGCGGTATATACTGCCAGCGACCTCTTTGTCCTCCTGCCGACACCCGATGAAGAGGACGGTGAGGTGGAAGGGTTCGGGATGGTGTATCTGGAGGCGGCGGCGTGCGGCGTCCCAGCGGTGGCATGGCGCACGGGAGGGGTGGCCGAGGCTGTGGTGGATGGGGTGACGGGCCTGGTGGTGCCGGCCGGCGATGCCGGCGCCGCAGGGGATGCCATCGAGCACCTGCTTGCGGATTCGGTCTTGCGTCGAGAGATGGCTGACGCGGCCAAGGCACATGCTGGCGCCGTTGCGGAACG from the Anaerolineae bacterium genome contains:
- a CDS encoding glycosyltransferase — translated: MERDILLVTLGFPPARGGIQSWLYQRASFAAERIVVAAPAAPGAREFDARQPFPVVRWPALGRGVPGWRRLTQFLFPLCLFPLLRRRYPFQMLECGQALPFGVAARLIHKWWGVPYRIWAFGDDIRKPAVRWWARPFLTAALQKADRVLAISGFTQGLVAATGYPEQQIEVIHPFLGLPGAGGTAAPARGDGPVLLTVARLERRKGVHVMLSLVPRLRRRFPGLRYWIVGDGPERRRLEALARALGIADAVRFWGDVPDADLPAVYTASDLFVLLPTPDEEDGEVEGFGMVYLEAAACGVPAVAWRTGGVAEAVVDGVTGLVVPAGDAGAAGDAIEHLLADSVLRREMADAAKAHAGAVAERTRASLRRLDEGHG